A stretch of DNA from Manihot esculenta cultivar AM560-2 chromosome 7, M.esculenta_v8, whole genome shotgun sequence:
ACACTCTCTTTTCATAACTCAATTTAATctaggatttattttttttattctgaaCTTTGGCCAGACCTGTTAATTGTAATATGAGTCGCTTATATGGGCCATGGTTATTTGATATTTTCTGAATCTGTTATCTGTATTGGATCTGAggcttcttttaattttatgcaaactttacctttagataaaaaaacaaaaaaaatcaattgtatGTCTAAATCATTGGCGTGACCCAAGCCCAAATGTAAACGTCCACGAAATCAGGGATCCATCAATAACCAACCCGTCTCAGAGTCCAGCTCCGCAAGAGAAGAGACAAACACAACGCAACAACTCAGAACAAACTACGTCGTTTTTCATATCTCGCCCCTGTATCCTCTCCACTAGTCAAAATATCTTTCTGCATTTTCAATTTCCTTTGAACTGCTAAGCGAGGGAGAGCAAGATCTTCCCTACTCCAGCCATGGAAAACCCTAAGGTTCAAGAGGTAATCGCACATTTCTCTGTGCATACGCTTAGATTTGGCGTAGAATTTATCATCCCCATTCTTGGATTCGATCTCTGTGTTTTGCCAGATTATAGAGAAGCAAGTACTTACTGTAGCGAAGGCCGTGGAGGACAAGCTGGATGAAGAGATCGCGGCACTTGAGCGTCTTGACATCGACGATCTGGAAGTGCTGAGAGAAAGACGCATACTGCAGATGAAAAAAATGGCGGAGAAGCGCAGCCGTTGGATCTCCCTCGGCCATGGCGAGTACTCTGAGATCCCCTCAGAGAAGGACTTCTTCTCTGCTGTTAAAGCCAGCGACCGTGTCGTTTGCCATTTTTATCGCGAGAACTGGCCCTGCAAGGTAAATTTCCATTTTTAAGTGAAAGGAGTAGTGTGAGAGTGTCGTTAGGGATTTCAAGAATTATCAATAGGCTTCATAGTAGACAGCTGTTAGCTGATTGGGAAATTTGTTTTAAATGGTTTTCGAAGTACAAATTACAAATTGCTGAAGTTTTGTGGCACATAGTTTTGCTTTTTATCCAGAAGGAGTTTCCTCTATATTGGCTAAGCGATTGAGCTTTTCGCACACTCCTGTTCTTGGATTGCATGAACCGCTAAGGAtgtgtttttttaattaagttggttgaattaaaaaatttaaatgcctTGTAAATTATTAGGGTGTCTCAAACACTTTGTGTCAGATAGTAATTAAGCGTACCAGAAAGTAATATAAATATggaataaatttcaaatttattgttaaattgCATTTTCATGTTATAATATTTGTTTCAATTCATCAAGAGATGTATACAAGGAGCGTGTTTGGTGGACTGTGATAGCATAATGGAATAGTGTAGTAAATTTATTGTTCTATTTTACTTGATTGTATTTCATTATtgccaaggaaaaaaaaaattccttagACTCAGTGTAGgcaaacatataaaaattaaatgagactCACATGTTTGTGTTTTGGGTCTATATTAGACTCAGTGTAGGCAACAATTGCCCGTCAATTACATTACATGTGTATTTGTTTCAATTCATTAAGAGATGCACGCGAAGAAGCATGACTGTTGAACTGTGAGAGCATAATGGagtgaatttttaatttattgttctACTTTATTTGATTGTTACATTGTTGCGAATTTCATTACAACAAGCATATATAAAGTTACTGAAATGTAAATGCACGCATCTTAGCTCTTAAACATCGACTCTGAGTTAGTAATAGAAAACTAGCATGACTAAAGAACTAGCACTGCCCTTtgcttttttataatttcttgaGGGCATTGAGCTCTTTAGACACTAATCATGTGTTTTTGCACATGGGTTTAAATCGTGGTTGCAGGTAAAGATAACAGCCTATAATGACCAAAAAGTAGCAATAACAGCCTTTTGctgtactttttttttttgaaaaaaaatgcaAATTTTGTGAAATAAgtagatatttaaaaatatgactAAGACTTAAATACACAACTAATAATGAACATAAATACATCAAATAAAGACATTAATTTGAATCCATCATCATTAGATATGATTAGTATTAGTcagtttaaaactaaataactAGGTAGAAGCTCATCATGTACATTTTAGTAACAGTAACAGACATTGACAATAACTCCCAAAACCTTAATGTGACATtgggttttttctttttaacttgATTTCTCAGTTTTTTTTCCCTATAAATCATTACTTGAGCTACAGTGCTAGACAAATGGCAGGTACTCCACCCTCTCCTACAAAATTGTTCTGTCGGAACCTTGATGAGATTTGAAGTTTTGAACATGCAATAATCTCAATTATAGAGTCCCCTTGGGGTCATTGAAGCAGGTTATGTTAAAGAACTATCTATGTGAAATATGCAATAAATATATTTGTCTTGGAAAAAAGTTGTTTATACCACCATTAAACACTTGGAAATCTAGAGTGCAATCCATGTTTACAGTTCATTTGCAGGTGATGGACAAGCATTTGAGCATATTAGCAAAGCAACACATAGAGACACGTTTTGTGAAAATTCATGCTGAGAAAAGTCCATTTTTGGCTGAGCGTCTCAAGATTGTTGTTCTTCCAACACTTGCCCTTATAAAGAATGCCAAAGTGGATGATTATGTGGTACGGTATACGGATAGATTGTTGTTAGCTTAATTTTTTGTCTTTACCTCAACTGAATGCGGTAATGTCCTTGTAATTTGTTTAGGTGGGGTTTGATGAACTTGGTGGGACAGATGAGTTTAGCACagaagatttagaggaaaggTTGGCCAAAGCTCAAGTCATCTTTTTTGAGGGTGAATCATCACTTAATCCCTCAAAATCTAGCACGCAAACCAGGAGAAGTGTTAGGCAAAGTGAAAGCCATGACTCATCAGATTCAGACTGAAATCTGTTATGCCTGATGGCAATGATTGTTGTCTGTAGATTTGTTGGTCAATAGAAAGATCTGTTGCTGTTACATTTGATGTGGGAAAGTATTTTATATTGGGTGGCAATTTTATTTCAGGTGATTCTCGAGTTTTGTTGTTATTGTGAGCTTTATGGTGTGTGTTATAGGCAGAGTTCTTATTTTGAACCAGCTATATAATGGTTATAGACTACTCAAATTAATGCCTACTCTTCTAAATTTAAGATATATCAACAATTTAACATCATATAACATTTTTTACAGCGCTCAATCTTTTGCCAGGGAGTTAAGCTATTAAGCAAGGACCTTTGTTCTAGTTCAAAATGCATATTTTCTCAAAGATGCGATCGCCaattatggaaagaaaaacttaaATGTATAGAAACCTGGAAAACTTGAAAGGCGAGGAAATTTGCTCTTTTGAGATTTGCTGTGAAATATCCTTTGCAACCTGATCTAAATCTTTGGCTCCAATGCTTtctttattccttttttttttaatacaagATTGAgtgaatttctttaattttataaacttataagacctgaaaaaaatgaaaaacaaaaacaGTCAAAATTCACTAATAGCGGATACAAGTCCAACAGGACCTCTAGGTCTAAAAGAAAAAGTTCAAGTAACAGGAATTCTAAAAACCCTAAGCAGTCTCCCTAATCCGGTTCAAATTCGATTGAAAATTAAGCAAGTGTGGCAACTTAGTTATTGAAAGATTCGGATATAACTAACGGTGGCAACTATAGTGGTAGATAAAGACTCCCACTACATACAGCCAAAAGCCAGCTTAGAAACACCTATtgagaaccaaggaaaagacAAGCAACTATAAACTAGAACTTCTACATTAGAGAAGAGGAGACCATAGTTAATGCATTAAGAACTATATTGATTCAAAAACAGAGAAAAACCTTGAACTCACACCACATGAGCATATCAAAACAATACAAGGTGTAGGCGGTTTAACTCTTCAGCATCTCCTTTGTGTCTTTCAGATCTTTATAAGCTTACGAGTCACCCCTAACAATTCAACGCTCTTACTCACCACCACTGGATGAGGATTGAGGGAGGAACCGAATCTAAAGACTTCTAGGGATCTGCACAAAAAACATCAAGAAATAACCATATAATACCAATAAATAcaaacagaaaagaaaaaaaaatatatagctaCAGATTCCTCAACATAAAGCACCACTgtgaaaagataaaaaaattatatttataactcACCCAATAGCGGGAAGGATGACCT
This window harbors:
- the LOC110619709 gene encoding thioredoxin domain-containing protein 9 homolog, translating into MENPKVQEIIEKQVLTVAKAVEDKLDEEIAALERLDIDDLEVLRERRILQMKKMAEKRSRWISLGHGEYSEIPSEKDFFSAVKASDRVVCHFYRENWPCKVMDKHLSILAKQHIETRFVKIHAEKSPFLAERLKIVVLPTLALIKNAKVDDYVVGFDELGGTDEFSTEDLEERLAKAQVIFFEGESSLNPSKSSTQTRRSVRQSESHDSSDSD